tgtccaCTAAGACGCCACATGTTCATTGTTCCATCGTCCATCATGCcgtctgtttttattgtctccttgtgactttttattttcattttcttagtTTATAATGTACTGACTGCCTCTTTTTGATACTTTcatttcagatttgttttattactgcccaaatggaaaaaaatgacagctgctttttttttttttttttttttttttccaacatttctgTTTCGGTTTAGTCCACCAGACCAGTGTGACACACCAACCCTGGTACTGAGATATGAAACCGTGGACAAACACTAATAAACCACTAAAATATGTCGACGTACGGCTTCAGAAATGATAACCATTAACACTATAGACACAACCTAatctactttcttttttttttgtcttgataaACAGAAGGGACTCCTTGGAATAATTATCTGCACTCCCAAGTCTtaattctctaaaaaaaaaaaaaggtttatgtAGCCACTCATACATGTACATTTGCATACTTTTTGCATCACTGTACATAAAAGCCCATAAATTTGGGAGACTTCTTCACTCAGAGGAGACTCGAGTTTTAACAAGACAGACTGAGGAGACACTGACGTTTAATTTAAATTGGGAGATGGACATAAAGCACATTTTGGTCCATTTGTTTTTACcttctttgttgttgtattttcttcctcttctttccggtttgtttgtgttttattttggggTTTGTATGTGAGGGAGTGGCGGGTGAGAGTATTATGCAATTCGTTGTACTTTTTATTCCCACTTTTACAGTTGAGTTGTTTTAACGGCAAAAGAGACCaatcatctttgttttttttactcttcACAGACATAGTATATTTGTACTGTTGCCTATCCATGTAAATTTATGATGTACCATTCATACCTGCCTTGGCTCTGAGAAGttgctttttttcagtgaagtaCGTAACTGCTAatactattgttttttttgtttttttttttataaataaagatCTTTTCTTAGACAAGCTCTGGCAGTGTGTGATTGATGTGGTTGTGTGGTGAGGTGAGGAAGGAATTGTATATCATGTAGATAAACACGTCTAATTAAAGAGAGGCAGTCTGTGTCTAATCTAACCCACTCGTGTTAAGCGAAATGGCAAAATTTGACACCATGTTTGATATGCCTTCTCTTAAATCGCTGTCTGCATAAGCGTGTTTATTTAATACAATAATCAAGGTGCTATCTGGAATCATTTGTGCCACCAGACTTTTTTTAGACCCAAAACAAACACCCTCATCTCCCAACTTAAGACCTCACACTGTGCTCCGGCCCGCATAAAGCCGATTTAATTTTCAAGCACAGCGTGCACTGCACCACGGCTAAAGACTGTTAAGTGTTGACATTCTCGGCTTTGCTGTTGTCTCCGGTTACACACAGAGCTGGATGTTGACAGGAAATAGTgtcgtgtgcatgtgtgtttgtttgtttggctcGAAACATGTCAAAGGAACACGCGAGGGTGGTTTAAGGACGTGAAAGTGTGTTGGCGTTTCCAGTATGCGGCACATCTGAAATGCATCCCAGACAGACTGAGAAGCAGCTGTTAGATCACGAGGGCTTTAGGGTGCACGTTGGAGTGTGAAAGTTTGACATTAGTCAGAATATGATGTGCATGTCAGCCTGAGACCCAAAATTAacttttaaatttaatgtaaGCAGCAGAACCATAACTAGGAGTTTACATTCTTCTTCAAAAATATTCATAGACAGTGGTGATGAACCCATATTCTACTGCAATGGATGATAATTCTTATCTATTAATTTTTCTattatgtttgatttttaaaaaaataaatcaaacagcaGGGGCAAGAGGTTTcacatattttgtcttattttttaccttttttgcattgttacaACTATTACACTCTAGGAAtgtttttaaggtattttgtTTGTCACATCTGTCTTGCCTAAGAAATaaaagggggggggggactaaaggacataaatgaataacAAAATATGAAAGATGTGTATGAATGCTGTCAAACTGAAGAATATAACCACAGTTTCACCCAGTTTTTGTTGCTGAATGCTGAAATGTCGCCTCAAATCATCAGTAAAGTGACTCAATTTTGGCCAAGAATTCAATACCAACTTTAattagtttacattttaaatgctaGATGCAGTAGACACATTTTGGTTACTACTCAGTCTGATTGAAAAGGATAGTTAATCTTTAAAGTGCAAAATTGGTATTTTTGTTTCCATGCTGAGCTGCATCATAAAACAAAGGCAATttctcctaaaaaaaaaaaacaaaaaacattttgcataATATTCACTTAAAGTGTCATTATAACTTCGTGTAagttgcatttttacacaataaGGATTGTTGATTTTATCTCTGATCACTGCTCATATTAGGAACCACTTTCATCATGGCTAGAAAAGATAAAAGGAACAATTACAACAAGAAGTAGCTCCTGAAATGTGCAAACAGGGATGTGAGTATTGCTTTAAGACATACTTGAAAGAATGTGACCCTCTTCTCTGCCAGAATTATTAATCACCTAAAGTTGGGAAATGTAATTTATAGAACATGTAGCTGCacaattgacaaaaaaaaagcatgaaatatTTAAGTAATATAATATTTGACACCTCACTAGAGGCCTAATGAAATAGGAAGTTTAATGTTTCTTCGCGCCTGCAGGAAAACGTTACACAGAAACATGAATGGTTTTGTCCTCCAGGCTACAAGCAGATATCTGACTCATCAGTGTGTTAGTCATTCGGTGTGTGTAATGTTTGTAACCTGTGCAGctggtaaacacacacacacacacacaccactccTTAAACCTGAGACCACCGAATGCAGCAGATTCTCCcgccctccctccctccgtccCGGTGTCCAGTCATTTGGTGTCACGTCTATTTAGGGCTGCACTGCTGTTCTTCATTTCCTCTCTCTAATGCTCAAATAGAAGCAGAGACATTTAACTCCAGCAAACGGCAAATGAGGGAAAACTACCGGGAGGACCGGAGGAATAAAACGCATGGTCAGACAGGAGTGAGGAATTTAGCACTGGGACACCAGCGAGCATGATCAGGTAGGGAAACCTCACCACTGGGACATCTTGTGTGGCTTCACGTCTCCTTACTTATGATCCTTCGAGCTAATTTGTGGAGGAAAGTGAGCACAAACAGATCAAGCTGTGTTTTTTGCCGTGGAACTAATGGATTCAGAGCCTAGTCCGTCCACCTCACGCTCAGATGATGAGTCCTCTGATCACACTCCGGCCCCGGATTCTTCCCGCCACACCAGCCACACTGGAAAGCAGAGCGGGCTGAGCGGCCTGGGCTACCAGTTCGCTGTGGCCTGGCACCACCTGAGGCCTTTCATCCCCTTCTTCCTCATCAGCTTCATGATCGTGGGCCTCGTCTACCTGATGCAGGCCATCATCTACGGGGGGCCCTTCAAGGACCCGCTCTTCTTTGTCAAATTTAACGAACGCTGGCCCCGACCGACTCCACAGCAACACGACTCTCCATCCCCTACTAAGTTTTTCAGCCCGGTGCCCTCCTCAGCGTTTCAACGGTTTCTCCATGAGCTGCACAGAGACAATGAGACAGtgtgagctggaggagctgcttcctttctctgtgaatataaaaaacattcatgGGATTACACCAGGACTCGAATTAAGAGAGCACAGACTGGTATTGGACTACTTACCCTTACTGTAATCAGCTTTTCACCAGTTATATTACTGGTTGTAAAATGACATGTATGACTGGGTgaagatggattttttttttttacagcgtgTTCAACTCAGTCAGAAGCTTCTCTGAAATCAAGGACAAGAAACTTTAATCAATCAAAGTGCTTCAGTCAGTTATATGAAACATGGAAGACTGGTGATGTAACATTTTCAACAGCACTGCAAGCGATAAGTGAAATTATATCTGCTGATGCTTCCGCGGCctttaaagatgaaaatgtgCCTGATATGTACAGTAAAGCATGAACGATATGCAGCTCTGTCTGTGACAGCTGATGTTAACCCCTGAGCAAACACTTCAACAGTCTTAATTCAAACAGAAATTCCAAAGTTACAGTATTTTAGCACCAAATTCCTGCTTTGTGTTGTTATCCAACGTCCACAACGGCTCGGTAAGAAAACACTGTCAAGAGAAGTGCAGAGAGTACAATTTGTACTCTAAATAATGTAACTTTGGAGGATGGAAGCTTGGTTTGATTAAATCAGGCCTCACTTAAGCTTTACTAGAGGTAATTTTTGCACTGAGCAAAGACTATGAAGGGATAATTTTTCTGCTTGTACGGACAAAGAAGCACCTTAAATGCATATACGGGCATGACAGTGTTGTATAAAAATGTGAACTTATCCTGAACACAGCAGATCACAATGTCTGACTTTGTTTCTCCTCTCACCATCATGGTGCATTTCCTTGAATGTCCCATAACATATATAGAAACCATCTCCCGTAAGTAGAAGGGCATGTAACATATCATAAAACTGGCTAAGATGCTTGTGATACTGTATCTTATTtcatctgtgtgtttctgatGTCCACCACCTCTACAGTCTAACACAGGGACATTTCGATATGAATGCAACTCATATGCTCATTATTGTGAATATTATAATCATATATTTCTATGGTAATGCTCAAACAGGAGGGCTGGTGGTGACAAGCAGACTGATTACTGTGTAAAAACGGATACAGCTTAGATGTGGATAAAAATAACATCTTGTTAACTTGTTTATTCGTGTCAGTCATGGTGTCCAATCATTAAAGTTGTTGCATCTCAAATCAGAGCGTGACAGAGTTGAGAGGATGTTTAATTGAGTCTCTGCAGTCGTAGCAAAGGGCCGTTAATAGTGTGAAAACACACCCCAGCATAGACACAAATGAACGGAGAGACCAAATTGCCATATTTACGTCATGTAATAACAGCTGAACTATCTCAGTCACAGCCGAGCAAAACATGCTGTTGAGGGTCATGACGTGGTTGAAAGCACAAATAAATTTCTAGTAAGTAGagcctgtttctctctctctctctctctctctctctctctctctctctctctctgtctctctctctctctctctctctctctctctctctctctctctctctctctctctctctctctctctctctctctctatatatatatatatatatatatatatatatatatacacatccATGTTATTGGAAGTTTCACAAATAGAATTAAAGTTTCACAAATCAGATTATATCACTgtaatgtgaagaaaaatgatcTAGCCcatatttattttgtctgtattttgtgGCTCTGGTCTCATGTGGTCCAGATGTGCAAAAAGCGGTGAAATCtcctctttttgtgtgtttttgcactttCACAGATAGAATTAAGGTTTCACAAACCAGAGACTGTGTTTTAAAGATGCTTTAGCTTCTCTGACATAATTAAAATCAGTCAGATTtgtctaatatatatatatatatatatatatatatacacatatatatgtgtctatatatatatatatatatatatatatatatacacatattaGGTGTGAATCTGTCTAATGTGGTGTAATGTggagaaaacaaagtgaaaacttttctttctttttttggcatttttacagactgTGTAAATTTCGTCTTTCTCACAAAATGAagtcaagattttttttgtctaggtATCATGGCTTTGGATCTAATGTGGTccaggttaaataaataaatagtttaatGTCCTATATCCTTTATATCCTTTAGGCTCTGACCTGATCATACATTTGGACCTGATCTAGTCCAGATGCGAGGTGCATCTTCACAAAAACAATAAGGATTTCACCGATTTGAAAGAGGAGAATTTGAAAGAGGGTTTCAGACACCATTAAAGGTTTACCTAAAAGTTCTCACACTGGTTTACTTCATTAGAATGTGGGGGGGAAacaaaaaatcagtcatttgtCTCTGTAAATTAAATTATCTTTAACTTCCCAGTTATCTGCAGAATTAGAAGAGTCCTTTAGCATCATCTCAGCTCATTTCTTTTGTCTTGTGTCACAGAATTTCTAACTTTGACCTCCAACTTCATGCTTTTGATGCTCTTCCTCTGTTCTTCGGCTCTCTCTGCTCCCTGCAGCGGCCGCGTGTCGCCGCCGCCTCCTGGTGGCGGAGCGACGAACTGCACCTCACCGTCTCTGCCGGTGACCACGCTGACCTGTGGTTGACCTCAACAAACtggacagaaaactgaaaaaaagagccCAACATCGTACTGTCTGTTAAACCCagtctgaaaacacattttttaaaaaacgaaGTATTTTATTGGTTTGAGGTGGGAGCGGAAATAAAGAGCTGCAGACGGTGAGtgaagctgttttctgtcaccCGCCCGCGTTTGACCGCAGCTTTAATTAGCCAGCTGGGATAGTTTGGTGGAAACAGGCCAGAAATGCAGGAAAGTTTAGCCAAACTAGCTGCTGTTTTGTTGGTGATTTGTTAACTAGCAGGTGGTCTGTCATGACTACTTTACAGCTTTATTACTGTGGGCTTTATGACTGTGAGTTTCACTGCTAGCTAGCTGTCAGCAGAGATGCTAACCTGCAGGTGTGTTCTGATCCTGCCCTCATGCAGGTACCTCAGCTCAAATGCCCCTCTGACAGcctttatttctcattttatcCTATAAAAACTTTAGAATTCCTATAGTGATTTGTGTAATGTGTAACCTAACACTTAGCTGGAGTGGTTACTTCAGTTTAACTATCTGGAGTTGGCTCTAACAATGGGACACTTTAGGTTGTTGATGTCTTTGAATAAGTTGGTTTATCAGTGTTAAAATGAATCTGCAGAATGTAACCAAGTAATTACATAATTACAGTGTTAATTTGGAATATTTTAAAAGATAGTTGAAATACTAATGAGGCATTGAAGACATCCAAAAGTAAAATAAGGTAAAAATAAAGATGATGCCGATATGTACAAGTTTAACGATTACACTTATACAGAATAATAGTGCTACTTTTCTGTTAATGTAGTCAGCAAGTTATCTAGAAAAAACATCAGTGTTAACATGATGTTGTTGTACATGAAGAGCTGTAAGAGAACAGTGTGATATTTTGTTGCTGAACCGGAAGAGCTATAAAGAGAAGAACATGAGAGAAAAGGAATTCTGAGTAAATAAAATCAGCGCTTCTTGCTGTAATTTCCTAATGTGCGTTTTCTCACTTACAGCAATGCAGGCGGGCAATAAAATTATCATCAGTAAATGTCACTTACTGTTTGGTCATCTTTTATTTAATCActtagttgtttggtctgtaaaatgtcagaaaattaatatttttttaaatatttatcagtGTTACTCAAAGCCCAAGATAATGTCTTTGTGAGTTATGTTTTGTCCACCACCCAAATATATCCAGTTTATTGTCACAGAGGAACAAAGAGGAAGCTAGAATAAGAGAATCtggactattttttaaaaaaatgactcaaaatagtTAATCAGTTATCAAAATTGATGCAAGCTGGTGTTTAATTGAATGGCTGAacactaattgattaattgttgcagctctattcTCTTTAAAATCCTCATGCgctgtttttaaaactgaacGAGCTAAATGAATCTGTTGTATGCAGAACAAGAATCAGTGCGATTCATATTAAACTGGGTATTAGAAAAATCCAGTTTTCTTTCTTAAAGTGTTCTTTGGACCAAGTGTCAGATTATGTTTGTTTAgttatgtttgttttgtcaagCCTATTTTATACACATTAATTccattaaaatgtattatttgagATGATCATGAGTCTGATAAGGCACTCAGCAAACATGCATTGTTCACTCcaatattaatataaaaaatctattatttaGTGACTGCATGTACAATCTTGCATTCAGTCTTTATTGTGTGGATaataaaaatgctacttttTTGTCCGTATTGTTTACAGCCCCTACCAGGTAGAATTCAGCAGTCTTGTAGGACAATGTTTGTACCATCTTCTAAATGCAAATCACCTCTTATAATAAATCCTCTGTGtcatcctctctgctctctgtgtttTGAAGTGGATGGGGAAATGTGGTGCTACCAGAAACCGGGGTTCGAAGCCTTCCTCCTCAATgagctgcagaaacagcagcagtgcagcGACTTCTGTGACACTCTGCTCCAAGCAGAAGGTAGAAACATACTCCAAACTCATTAATTGTTgcctttaaaggtcccatattgtgctgcttttcagaaaattaattaaagtCTTAGGTGTCCTCAGAGTGTGTCTTTCAAATTTTAATCTCAAATACTGGaaaaagatggttcattttaccAAGACTGTATAACTCCTGATTCTAGCTTTGTTCTAAAAGGGCTTTTTCAAAGTCTGTGATGTCTAGCATTTGTTGCTGCTGTCCAAAGCAAATGGAAGCATTTTCCTAATGTTATGGTGACATTGCACCATACCTAATAATAATCCCCTGGGTCTTCAGTTCCCCAAATGTTGTGAGTGCATAAAGATTCTTGTGTTCTCTCTTGCAGCAACAGAAGAACATGTAGTGTACTTTTCACGGCcctaagattttttttaaaaacttcgcTCATCTGGAAGCATTAAGCAGCTTTATGCAGAGTGTTAGCTAGACAACTATTGCTTCCCTAGCTGTTTACGTAACAGCTCAGTAAACTTCTTACAGGCTTGTAAAGCTGTGAGGCGATCTAGTTCTGGAATGACAGAAGTAAACTTCATATCTTGTTACCAGTTGGTTTACACCTCCAGATTTCtagcaaacacaaaatacattaaaaatggcTTTTCACCATAAGggatctttaaaataattttgcagTTTGTATAGTCTGTGTGGGTTTGCATATAGATAGTGTGTAAATTTATGATGTCTCTCTAGGTTCATGTAGTTGTGGAGGCATTATCTTTTGTGACatcctctctgtcctccaggTGTATCAGTACCAGTACACAGTAGTGTTCTCTCAGCTATCAGCCCCCACATGTCGTCCGCTCTGTCCTCCACACCGATGCCCCCTGCAGGACAGAGTCGCCTCCTGGACTTTCGAGCTCTGGGCGCCTGCACTCTGCTGCACATAGTCAGACTTCTGTACTCTGGAGAGATGACAGGGGAGGGGGAGAAGGAGAAGCAAGAGgccatctctgctgctgccaaGCTGGGCATCCACGGACTGGTGGAGGTCAGGAAAAGGGattctaaaaacagaaactgggAAGGAGTCGGGCACTACACAGAAGTGGGAGTACAAACAGAGTCTCTACCTGAGGGGAATGAGGGGAGACAGGCCATATGGAGGAGAGAGGTGAGGGATGGGAGCACTTTACTGTGGAAAGAGACCCAGTCAAATGGTGGAAATGACGTGTGGACTCagacagaggagcagcagataaacacagcgCCTTCTGCTGCTCACTCAGTAGCCTCCTTTGAGACCATTGACATGGAAACTCTCCAGAGTTTAGGACAGACAGATTCCTGTCTGGTTCGCCCTCAGATTGTCCCCATGTCTGTTGTCTATCCACCAAATGAATCCCAGCCTTTCTCTGCTCCGTCCACCTCTATGCAAGAATCCACAACAGCTGGAAGCACATCTGTAGCTGTTGTGGCCTCCCCATACACAGCCGTCCCCCCTTCCCTCCCTTATGTTTCCAGCCAAACAGCCCTGTGTGCCGCTGACCCTCAGACCTGGTTGACTGGGCCCCAAGAAGCCGGCAGAGACGCAGCAGCAACTGAAGAATGGGAGGACGAGCGGTTCGAGCAGTTCCAAGGCAATATACCTGGATTCATTAATTACTTCCTTAACCCAGTCAAGGGGGAGGGATCCGGCAGGGGCAGAGCAGCGAGGAGGCGAGGAGGTAAGGTTGGACGTTGCAGGAGTACCGGGACGGGTGGGAGTAGAGCCAGGGGGCCAcgagcaggaagaggaggtcGGGGACGGGGAGGCATCACTCAGAAGGTGGATTTGCAGGAGGTGGGAGTGGGCCGGGTGCAGAAGCTGTTCCTGCACAGGTCTGGGACGAGGATACCCAGGACGGGTCAGGGTGGAGGAGCAGTCGGGAGGAAATTGTACCTGAACACCAGAGAGATTTTCAAACCAGGCACGAGCTGCAAGAGGGGGAGAGGGCGCGGCAAAATGTGGGAGTTCAGCCAAAGCAGAGATGTGCTGGTGGGaggtgagagaggaggaggtcaCAGCCAACGTGGACGGAAAAAGACAGCGCAGCAGTTGAAGCAGGTGAGCGTGCTGTGTCCTGTTTAGGCGTCATACTCACAGGGATGGGAAGGCTGCAATGATTTAGCAAGTAAAGTacaaaaacaggattttagAGGGGTCACAGTCCTGCCCTGTGATATTTAGAAAGTCTGTAGTTGTTTTAATGGTTAAAAATGTTGTAACATTTCCTCTCAAATGTCAGGAAACCataccaaaacaaagaaaaatatgaaaaacacgtctttaaaatgtgtttcacatcatcaaattgAAAATTCTGGTCTAGGATTTCTCTGTTACATAGGTTTAATAGTTTGTCATTAGATTCATTATTGTAGTATTTTAATTACAACTACTCTTTCTTGCTTAGTTTCTAGTTTCTTtacatgtgtatttgtgtggttTTATTAAGTGGCTACTTGCAGAAGTTTTCTCCTCTGCAACTGATCCAAATGCTACAAAGGGTATTGGGTCCAGCTCTGATTGGTTAATAAGTTTGTATGAGCGAAGAATCAGTTTAGTTCAAGCAGGATAGCAACAGTTACAGCAGACTGTAACATATATGCATTGTCTCCTTGGTTACAGGACAGTGGCCCTGTTGGTAGGCGTGGAAGAGCTAAATCAACAACATCAGCTTCCTTTTCTTACCCACTCCTTCGATTCTACAATCTTCACACGTTACCTCCCTCCATCCCTGTCCTCCAGCCGTCTACCAGCCTGCTGTCACCTGCAGCCTCCTACATGTCTCCTGCGTCGTCCCTCCTCCACACCACCCCGCTCCCCCCACCAGCCCCTTCAACTCATGATGAGCAGCCCGAGAATATTGATCGTCTTCTGGAAGAAGTGATGATGGGACTTGACATTTTACCAAACAGCAGAGCTCCACATTCTCAGGTTCTTCttccaggcagcagcagcagcagcaacatcttTTCTTCCTCTGGTAACACTTCCGCCCAAAACAGACAACAGTGCCACGCCACTGATGTCCATAGATCCACAGAGGTTGTTGCTGTGGCAAGAGGAGCTGGTAATTCCAGTTTTAAAAACGGTGAGGCACctgttctgcagcagcagtgt
This Amphiprion ocellaris isolate individual 3 ecotype Okinawa chromosome 13, ASM2253959v1, whole genome shotgun sequence DNA region includes the following protein-coding sequences:
- the LOC111576483 gene encoding uncharacterized protein LOC111576483 isoform X1, yielding MLLFCPYCLQPLPGRIQQSCRTMFVPSSKCKSPLIINPLCHPLCSLCFEVDGEMWCYQKPGFEAFLLNELQKQQQCSDFCDTLLQAEGVSVPVHSSVLSAISPHMSSALSSTPMPPAGQSRLLDFRALGACTLLHIVRLLYSGEMTGEGEKEKQEAISAAAKLGIHGLVEVRKRDSKNRNWEGVGHYTEVGVQTESLPEGNEGRQAIWRREVRDGSTLLWKETQSNGGNDVWTQTEEQQINTAPSAAHSVASFETIDMETLQSLGQTDSCLVRPQIVPMSVVYPPNESQPFSAPSTSMQESTTAGSTSVAVVASPYTAVPPSLPYVSSQTALCAADPQTWLTGPQEAGRDAAATEEWEDERFEQFQGNIPGFINYFLNPVKGEGSGRGRAARRRGGKVGRCRSTGTGGSRARGPRAGRGGRGRGGITQKVDLQEVGVGRVQKLFLHRSGTRIPRTGQGGGAVGRKLYLNTREIFKPGTSCKRGRGRGKMWEFSQSRDVLVGGERGGGHSQRGRKKTAQQLKQDSGPVGRRGRAKSTTSASFSYPLLRFYNLHTLPPSIPVLQPSTSLLSPAASYMSPASSLLHTTPLPPPAPSTHDEQPENIDRLLEEVMMGLDILPNSRAPHSQVLLPGSSSSSNIFSSSGNTSAQNRQQCHATDVHRSTEVVAVARGAGNSSFKNGEAPVLQQQCEGELNEMLEHFLHSFEQQIESHGAREEETNVDSSADSNQPSTVLSKYKKTTNQTTTSRTSCLQKKNAQRRVRRPQTTGTETETLQSRSPPRQTSASRAVSPKHTEETLRKVKPPPKCPKKRKSKQYQLSLERKKVWVRKPVASGDATTQTVCDREDKQLKQRPVVHLERSSLLPVKVVLRRQSCLEDKSPEKAKTCSSSVKTSCESSSGTNQPTWISTKTYPIRSRFKEAQIVDSMLLLEEPLSADPPVRRRGRHRKNSQQLSLSNSNSSVPPAQTQPVDPGGTDKPLEKNQERREEESTVQPQEEADGPTSRGQKRAAMSSEDRSDDATVTKRVCFEQIPQPICETCMPNSESAISVSEPPTTEPEEIIDVETVSLSGLEGLHEEEEKPKPVWSEIKLRETENRLSEEEMYSSADEIIDVEGDDDNSEAQENKDKDNCQNATAASLSYFVDEKSSVSPSHQTKQFNPESTERWEDDKDEDIDVITGGSSVPEPVIISWTESSEGEEDEGGENIDVVEDRPHFINNVHYCE
- the LOC111576483 gene encoding uncharacterized protein LOC111576483 isoform X2, with the translated sequence MWCYQKPGFEAFLLNELQKQQQCSDFCDTLLQAEGVSVPVHSSVLSAISPHMSSALSSTPMPPAGQSRLLDFRALGACTLLHIVRLLYSGEMTGEGEKEKQEAISAAAKLGIHGLVEVRKRDSKNRNWEGVGHYTEVGVQTESLPEGNEGRQAIWRREVRDGSTLLWKETQSNGGNDVWTQTEEQQINTAPSAAHSVASFETIDMETLQSLGQTDSCLVRPQIVPMSVVYPPNESQPFSAPSTSMQESTTAGSTSVAVVASPYTAVPPSLPYVSSQTALCAADPQTWLTGPQEAGRDAAATEEWEDERFEQFQGNIPGFINYFLNPVKGEGSGRGRAARRRGGKVGRCRSTGTGGSRARGPRAGRGGRGRGGITQKVDLQEVGVGRVQKLFLHRSGTRIPRTGQGGGAVGRKLYLNTREIFKPGTSCKRGRGRGKMWEFSQSRDVLVGGERGGGHSQRGRKKTAQQLKQDSGPVGRRGRAKSTTSASFSYPLLRFYNLHTLPPSIPVLQPSTSLLSPAASYMSPASSLLHTTPLPPPAPSTHDEQPENIDRLLEEVMMGLDILPNSRAPHSQVLLPGSSSSSNIFSSSGNTSAQNRQQCHATDVHRSTEVVAVARGAGNSSFKNGEAPVLQQQCEGELNEMLEHFLHSFEQQIESHGAREEETNVDSSADSNQPSTVLSKYKKTTNQTTTSRTSCLQKKNAQRRVRRPQTTGTETETLQSRSPPRQTSASRAVSPKHTEETLRKVKPPPKCPKKRKSKQYQLSLERKKVWVRKPVASGDATTQTVCDREDKQLKQRPVVHLERSSLLPVKVVLRRQSCLEDKSPEKAKTCSSSVKTSCESSSGTNQPTWISTKTYPIRSRFKEAQIVDSMLLLEEPLSADPPVRRRGRHRKNSQQLSLSNSNSSVPPAQTQPVDPGGTDKPLEKNQERREEESTVQPQEEADGPTSRGQKRAAMSSEDRSDDATVTKRVCFEQIPQPICETCMPNSESAISVSEPPTTEPEEIIDVETVSLSGLEGLHEEEEKPKPVWSEIKLRETENRLSEEEMYSSADEIIDVEGDDDNSEAQENKDKDNCQNATAASLSYFVDEKSSVSPSHQTKQFNPESTERWEDDKDEDIDVITGGSSVPEPVIISWTESSEGEEDEGGENIDVVEDRPHFINNVHYCE